The following coding sequences are from one Comamonas koreensis window:
- a CDS encoding IS6-like element IS26 family transposase, with the protein MNPFKGRHFQRDIILWAVRWYCKYGISYRELQEMLAERGVNVDHSTIYRWVQRYAPEMEKRLRWYWRNPSDLCPWHMDETYVKVNGRWAYLYRAVDSRGRTVDFYLSSRRNSKAAYRFLGKILNNVKKWQIPRFINTDKAPAYGRALALLKREGRCPSDVEHRQIKYRNNVIECDHGKLKRIIGATLGFKSMKTAYATIKGIEVMRALRKGQASAFYYGDPLGEMRLVSRVFEM; encoded by the coding sequence ATGAACCCATTCAAAGGCCGGCATTTTCAGCGTGACATCATTCTGTGGGCCGTACGCTGGTACTGCAAATACGGCATCAGTTACCGTGAGCTGCAGGAGATGCTGGCTGAACGCGGAGTGAATGTCGATCACTCCACGATTTACCGCTGGGTTCAGCGTTATGCGCCTGAAATGGAAAAACGGCTGCGCTGGTACTGGCGTAACCCTTCCGATCTTTGCCCGTGGCACATGGATGAAACCTACGTGAAGGTCAATGGCCGCTGGGCGTATCTGTACCGGGCCGTCGACAGCCGGGGCCGCACTGTCGATTTTTATCTCTCCTCCCGTCGTAACAGCAAAGCTGCATACCGGTTTCTGGGTAAAATCCTCAACAACGTGAAGAAGTGGCAGATCCCGCGATTCATCAACACGGATAAAGCGCCCGCCTATGGTCGCGCGCTTGCTCTGCTCAAACGCGAAGGCCGGTGCCCGTCTGACGTTGAACACCGACAGATTAAGTACCGGAACAACGTGATTGAATGCGATCATGGCAAACTGAAACGGATAATCGGCGCCACGCTGGGATTTAAATCCATGAAGACGGCTTACGCCACCATCAAAGGTATTGAGGTGATGCGTGCACTACGCAAAGGCCAGGCCTCAGCATTTTATTATGGTGATCCCCTGGGCGAAATGCGCCTGGTAAGCAGAGTTTTTGAAATGTAA